Proteins co-encoded in one Paracrocinitomix mangrovi genomic window:
- a CDS encoding DUF1987 domain-containing protein: MKDISVELSELTPSIQSDLTNHKLSIEGISIPENSKEFYKPVKEWITEYNKSSNDALEVNLKLDYFNTSSSFCILEILKMLNSASGKKQVYVNWLYEADDEDMKEAGEEFQNIVGDILTIKEVA, encoded by the coding sequence ATGAAAGATATATCTGTTGAATTAAGTGAATTAACTCCTTCAATTCAAAGTGACCTTACAAATCATAAACTAAGCATTGAAGGAATCAGTATACCCGAAAATTCTAAAGAATTTTATAAACCGGTAAAAGAATGGATTACGGAATACAACAAATCTTCAAATGATGCATTGGAGGTAAATCTTAAGCTTGATTACTTTAACACAAGTTCATCCTTTTGTATCCTGGAAATATTAAAGATGTTAAATTCTGCCAGCGGTAAAAAACAAGTGTACGTGAATTGGCTTTACGAAGCTGATGACGAAGACATGAAAGAAGCGGGTGAAGAGTTTCAAAACATTGTTGGAGACATACTCACCATAAAAGAGGTTGCTTAA
- a CDS encoding FG-GAP repeat protein produces MRISQSIFIGALCLLATNAFGQICHDKLVPNDRYPGQIFGGVTTAPEVMSGNWEVWTNGRVALDGDYAVVGAPQDDEQANNAGAVYLYKYNSVDGIWEEKHKFFLQDAVNNVDASESDYFGWEVGISGTTVVASAPTYDVNGYSNNGVVCVYEINTTTHQAVFTQQIFTTHNGNAVEYGNDYKFGHGLDIEGDKLIVGCKTNHTDEFGGPIPSYPGAICIFKKVGGVFEIQNKILPPMVDTYAWSYGQDVEIYGNYAAVGFDHDYFDENNDPNSDIPYAGSVVIYKWDGVEWNYHQKLVAPDGRSWQHHFGIAIALDDDQLAVSSRNSYDENNQNYVGGANSCYIFKLNGSSWDPEQKIVAPDRELGDRFANSISIEGNRLIVGTMHEDHDENGANLLNDAGSVYVFDKVGSVWTNTSKLNAPDRDESAHFGHNVYIKGTKIIISARREPLNDVFPNPSGYMEDAGAVYIFQNNTPIPSINPQQDIDLCAYNGNPIQMTLQNGLLYQGTWSGPGMDPQTGLFDPSVAGVGNHIIFYTINSISASTLVVVYEDGNFSSFTENGSGIENGLALVTDAYDNVYVTGYFTTETEFVGGGIHPNVSANTGSGSLEEYVYVAKYNACGNLLWVTHGIESVNADSRGTGIDLAPADNAVYVVGNFKEAMLVQGSYGLDGTDGSTMGEAYGGSNSGFLMRLKMTDGTVEFLEPIIKSDYTQLTCVKANTYGNDVFVGGYHADDQYGETSAFVSDYETINSGITNENWEITTFGTSAGNEYIRDISYNGDLQSLWIVGDFDNELLFDPGNTPLSAPTTGNFDAFVAQYEVGSTPGELFIIQGYNSDGNMRGVGVEVDEATGNGYVTGTYDYGVNEVFNFPGHYIDNNGAGQNVFVTGMDVHGEPIWNQTQKADAADGEVTVSGIDFYNNTVYLTGTFDNNNVAFFGGNTIEQEHLNGSEKSLVYIVGYETIDGEPIWSNATQGYSMIDEHKVGDIAVSASGYGYITGNVIGELGYQSGGQQSGNVFGTGADEVDLFVSRFDISNQGVFKMAESDELIEDQLFTVFPNPTNGEVNITFDSFVDMENATLKVYSPAGQLVLEKQCSLNMTIDLSGFENGVYIFNFSSTQDNKNVLVVKG; encoded by the coding sequence ATGAGAATATCTCAATCTATTTTCATTGGTGCGCTATGCTTATTGGCCACCAATGCTTTCGGACAAATATGTCACGATAAATTAGTTCCTAACGACAGATATCCGGGTCAAATTTTTGGAGGAGTAACAACTGCCCCTGAAGTGATGTCTGGGAACTGGGAGGTCTGGACCAATGGTAGGGTAGCACTAGATGGCGACTATGCCGTTGTCGGTGCTCCTCAAGATGACGAACAGGCCAATAATGCCGGAGCCGTGTACTTGTATAAGTACAATTCAGTAGATGGTATTTGGGAAGAAAAGCATAAATTTTTCCTTCAAGATGCTGTCAATAATGTGGATGCTTCTGAGAGTGATTATTTCGGATGGGAAGTTGGTATTTCTGGAACTACTGTTGTAGCATCAGCTCCTACATATGATGTAAATGGTTATTCTAATAATGGAGTGGTATGTGTTTATGAAATCAATACTACAACACATCAGGCCGTCTTTACTCAGCAAATATTCACAACCCATAATGGTAATGCCGTTGAGTATGGTAATGACTATAAGTTTGGTCATGGTTTGGATATTGAGGGAGATAAATTAATTGTGGGTTGTAAAACCAATCATACAGATGAATTTGGAGGTCCTATCCCAAGTTATCCTGGTGCCATTTGTATCTTCAAAAAAGTAGGGGGTGTTTTTGAGATTCAAAACAAAATTCTACCTCCTATGGTAGATACCTATGCATGGTCATATGGCCAGGATGTTGAAATTTATGGTAATTATGCTGCAGTTGGATTTGATCATGACTATTTTGATGAAAACAATGATCCAAATTCTGATATACCTTATGCCGGTTCTGTTGTGATCTATAAATGGGATGGAGTAGAGTGGAACTATCATCAAAAGCTTGTTGCGCCTGATGGAAGATCTTGGCAACATCACTTTGGAATTGCTATTGCATTAGATGATGATCAATTGGCTGTTTCAAGTAGGAATTCATATGATGAAAACAATCAAAATTATGTTGGTGGAGCAAATTCATGCTACATATTTAAATTGAATGGTAGTTCATGGGATCCTGAACAAAAAATTGTTGCACCTGATAGAGAACTTGGTGATAGATTTGCAAATTCAATTTCAATTGAAGGTAATAGATTAATTGTTGGAACTATGCATGAAGATCATGATGAAAATGGGGCCAACTTATTAAATGATGCAGGTTCTGTTTATGTTTTTGACAAAGTAGGAAGTGTTTGGACAAATACATCTAAGCTAAATGCACCTGACAGGGATGAAAGTGCCCATTTTGGTCACAATGTTTATATAAAAGGAACCAAAATAATTATTAGTGCAAGACGTGAGCCTTTGAATGATGTATTCCCAAATCCATCAGGATATATGGAGGACGCAGGTGCCGTATACATTTTCCAAAATAATACACCTATTCCTTCTATAAATCCTCAGCAGGATATTGATTTGTGTGCATATAACGGAAATCCTATTCAAATGACCTTGCAAAATGGTTTATTATATCAAGGAACCTGGAGTGGTCCGGGTATGGATCCTCAAACAGGTTTGTTTGACCCATCAGTTGCTGGTGTAGGAAACCACATCATATTTTACACCATAAATAGTATTTCAGCTTCTACACTAGTAGTGGTTTATGAAGATGGAAACTTTAGCAGTTTTACAGAAAATGGATCTGGAATTGAAAATGGATTAGCATTAGTTACGGATGCTTATGATAATGTTTATGTAACTGGTTATTTCACTACTGAAACAGAGTTTGTTGGTGGAGGTATTCATCCCAACGTGAGTGCTAATACAGGGTCTGGTTCTTTAGAAGAGTATGTGTATGTTGCAAAGTACAATGCATGCGGTAATCTATTATGGGTGACACATGGTATTGAAAGTGTTAATGCGGATTCAAGAGGAACCGGAATAGATTTGGCTCCTGCTGACAATGCCGTATACGTTGTAGGTAATTTTAAAGAAGCCATGCTCGTACAAGGAAGCTATGGATTAGATGGTACTGACGGTAGCACCATGGGTGAAGCATATGGTGGGTCAAATTCTGGATTTTTAATGAGACTTAAAATGACAGATGGAACCGTTGAATTCCTTGAGCCAATTATTAAAAGTGATTACACACAATTGACTTGTGTAAAAGCAAATACTTACGGTAATGATGTTTTTGTAGGAGGATATCATGCAGATGATCAATACGGAGAGACATCAGCTTTTGTATCTGATTATGAAACTATAAATTCAGGAATTACAAATGAAAACTGGGAGATAACCACTTTTGGAACGTCTGCAGGTAATGAATACATTAGAGATATTTCATATAATGGAGATCTTCAGTCATTATGGATAGTGGGAGACTTTGATAATGAATTACTTTTTGATCCGGGAAATACTCCGTTATCTGCTCCTACAACTGGTAATTTTGATGCTTTTGTTGCACAATATGAAGTGGGGTCAACTCCAGGAGAATTATTTATTATTCAAGGATACAATTCAGATGGAAATATGAGAGGAGTAGGTGTTGAGGTTGATGAGGCAACCGGAAACGGATATGTAACCGGAACCTATGATTATGGTGTAAATGAAGTGTTCAACTTTCCTGGACATTATATAGATAATAATGGAGCGGGACAAAATGTTTTTGTTACAGGAATGGACGTGCATGGTGAACCTATTTGGAATCAAACGCAAAAAGCAGATGCTGCTGACGGTGAAGTAACTGTAAGTGGAATCGATTTTTATAACAATACAGTTTATTTAACAGGTACTTTTGACAACAATAATGTTGCGTTTTTTGGAGGTAACACAATTGAACAAGAGCACTTAAATGGAAGCGAAAAAAGCTTAGTGTACATTGTTGGTTATGAAACTATTGATGGAGAACCAATATGGTCAAATGCAACCCAAGGTTATTCTATGATTGATGAACACAAAGTTGGAGATATTGCTGTTTCTGCTTCTGGTTATGGGTATATAACAGGAAATGTAATTGGTGAACTTGGTTACCAATCAGGAGGTCAGCAAAGTGGGAATGTGTTCGGAACAGGTGCAGATGAAGTTGATTTATTTGTTAGCAGGTTCGATATTTCAAATCAAGGGGTGTTTAAGATGGCGGAAAGTGATGAATTGATAGAAGACCAATTATTTACAGTATTCCCAAATCCTACTAATGGGGAAGTGAATATTACTTTTGATTCATTTGTTGACATGGAGAATGCAACTTTGAAAGTTTATTCACCTGCTGGACAATTAGTATTAGAAAAACAATGTTCTTTGAACATGACAATTGACTTGAGTGGATTTGAAAATGGAGTTTACATCTTCAACTTTTCATCAACACAGGACAATAAAAATGTTTTGGTAGTCAAAGGATAG